The following are encoded together in the Streptomyces rapamycinicus NRRL 5491 genome:
- a CDS encoding DUF3099 domain-containing protein gives MRKHGDAEVFRITGARQGLADDVRGRQRRYVISMSVRTVAVVLAAVLWNVERHVAIVALVLGAVLPYIAVVIANAGRENATSLPTTFIPTPPRPMLIAGRGEEPSDPHGAESGPEDVGHISDPGPGERG, from the coding sequence ATGCGGAAGCACGGCGATGCGGAGGTCTTCCGAATCACCGGAGCGCGACAGGGGCTGGCCGACGATGTACGCGGCCGGCAGCGCCGCTATGTGATCTCGATGTCGGTCCGGACCGTCGCGGTCGTGCTGGCGGCGGTGTTGTGGAACGTGGAGCGCCACGTGGCCATCGTGGCCCTGGTGCTCGGCGCGGTGCTGCCCTACATCGCGGTCGTGATAGCCAACGCGGGCCGGGAGAACGCCACTTCGCTGCCCACCACCTTCATCCCGACGCCGCCCCGTCCGATGCTGATCGCCGGGCGCGGAGAGGAGCCGAGCGATCCCCACGGGGCGGAATCCGGCCCGGAGGACGTCGGACATATCAGCGATCCTGGACCCGGTGAGCGTGGCTGA
- a CDS encoding GlsB/YeaQ/YmgE family stress response membrane protein produces the protein MNWLWAIVVGLILGVIARAILPGKQAIPLWLTCIYGILGSILGNAVAGWIGVRHTEGFDWIRHLLQLAGAVLIVALGTPLWHSIRGGGRRRSTT, from the coding sequence ATGAACTGGCTATGGGCGATCGTCGTGGGCTTGATCCTGGGTGTGATCGCCAGGGCGATCCTGCCCGGCAAACAGGCCATTCCGCTCTGGCTGACCTGCATCTACGGCATCCTCGGCTCCATTCTGGGCAATGCGGTGGCCGGCTGGATCGGGGTCAGGCACACCGAGGGCTTCGACTGGATCCGGCATCTGCTGCAGCTGGCGGGGGCCGTGCTGATCGTCGCGCTGGGCACCCCGCTGTGGCACTCGATCCGCGGTGGCGGACGCAGACGCAGTACGACCTGA
- the tyrS gene encoding tyrosine--tRNA ligase: MTRLGESVARASELLSQDLSSDKTVERLLEETGSRRYIDLTDLSPTEQAELIASRTVEILPGVADLAKRIEERRGAGQGLAIKLGIDPTAADVHLGHVVPMIILNRFQRMGHDVTLLIGDFTAKIGDPSGRTAERPPLTDEDIARNLAGYQDQVRPFFDFEKVNFRQNSEWLAPYTFPELLGLLAQVPVSQLLQREDFRNRLAAGSGLTMSELLYPIAQALDSVALECDAELGGADQLLNLQMGRKLMELRGQRPQLVVTMPLIEGTDGTGAKMSKSKGNYVALSATADDVFGKIMSIPDRLMKPYLEAWTEWTDTEIAAAIARVEERSLHPMDLKKVLAGEVVAALYGLEKAMAARAGFVAQFSKKSFSDVETPVVDAGEHGSESIATVLSKVLEFQPSASAARRVAKQNGLRLVIEAEGGQESVVLPEAQAVRPLAEVVAETLASAGLTGASGAVYLKAGRKIAQVRGV, translated from the coding sequence ATGACACGCCTCGGCGAATCCGTCGCCCGCGCCAGTGAGCTCCTCAGCCAGGACCTCTCCTCCGACAAGACCGTCGAGCGGCTGCTCGAGGAGACGGGCTCGCGGCGCTATATCGACCTGACGGACCTCTCGCCGACGGAGCAGGCCGAGCTGATCGCGTCCCGTACGGTCGAGATCCTGCCCGGCGTGGCGGACCTGGCCAAGCGGATCGAGGAGCGCCGCGGCGCCGGCCAGGGCCTGGCCATCAAGCTGGGCATCGACCCGACGGCCGCCGATGTGCACCTCGGCCATGTGGTGCCGATGATCATCCTCAATCGCTTCCAGCGCATGGGGCATGACGTCACGCTGCTGATCGGCGACTTCACGGCCAAGATCGGCGACCCGTCGGGCCGTACGGCGGAGCGCCCGCCGCTGACCGACGAGGACATCGCCCGGAACCTCGCGGGCTACCAGGACCAGGTCCGGCCGTTCTTCGACTTCGAGAAGGTCAATTTCCGGCAGAACAGCGAGTGGCTGGCGCCGTACACCTTCCCGGAGCTGCTGGGGCTGCTCGCCCAGGTGCCGGTCTCCCAGCTGCTGCAGCGCGAGGACTTCCGCAACCGGCTGGCCGCCGGCTCCGGGCTGACCATGTCCGAGCTGCTCTACCCGATCGCGCAGGCGCTGGACTCGGTGGCCCTGGAGTGCGATGCGGAGCTGGGCGGCGCGGATCAGCTGCTCAATCTGCAGATGGGCCGCAAGCTGATGGAGCTGCGCGGGCAGCGGCCGCAGCTGGTGGTCACGATGCCGCTGATCGAGGGTACGGACGGCACCGGCGCCAAGATGTCCAAGTCCAAGGGCAACTATGTGGCGCTCTCCGCGACCGCCGACGATGTCTTCGGCAAGATCATGTCGATTCCGGACCGGCTGATGAAGCCGTACCTGGAGGCATGGACCGAGTGGACGGACACGGAGATCGCCGCCGCGATCGCCCGGGTCGAGGAGCGGTCGCTGCACCCGATGGATCTGAAGAAGGTCCTGGCGGGCGAGGTGGTGGCGGCGCTGTACGGCCTGGAGAAGGCGATGGCGGCCCGTGCGGGCTTCGTCGCCCAGTTCTCCAAGAAGAGCTTCTCCGACGTCGAGACGCCGGTGGTCGACGCCGGGGAGCACGGCAGCGAGTCCATCGCGACCGTGCTGAGCAAGGTGCTGGAGTTCCAGCCCAGCGCCTCGGCCGCCCGCCGGGTCGCCAAGCAGAACGGTCTGCGGCTGGTGATCGAGGCCGAGGGCGGCCAGGAGTCGGTGGTGCTGCCCGAGGCCCAGGCGGTGCGCCCGCTGGCCGAGGTGGTCGCGGAGACGCTGGCGTCCGCCGGGCTCACGGGGGCCTCCGGCGCGGTCTACCTCAAGGCCGGGCGGAAGATCGCCCAGGTGCGCGGGGTGTAG
- a CDS encoding metallopeptidase TldD-related protein, which yields MSVQPHEIVERALELSRADGCVVIANETSTANLRWAGNALTTNGVTRGRTLTVVATVNGGQGTASGVVSRSAVTAEELEPLVRAAEAAAREAEPAEDAQPLVERDPGAAVSPGFTDAPAVTSSEVFADFAPALGESFAQARAGGRELYGFAHHELVSSYLGSSTGLRLRHDQPTGTLEVNAKSPDRTRSAWAGRATRDFTDVDPATINAELAQRLAWAERRVELPAGRYETLLPPSAVADLLIDQLWSSSARDATEGRTVFSKPGGGTRVGEKLSELPFTLRSDPAEPGLEAAPFVIAHSSGDDASVFDNGLPLSATDWVRDGVLQRLVTTRHTSALTGLPLAPAVDNLIVDAGGTRSLAEMVASTERGLLLTCLWYIREVDPATLLLTGLTRDGVYLVENGEVVGEVNNFRFNESPVDLLARATEAGRTERTLAREWSDYFNRAAVPPLRIPDFNMSSVSKGV from the coding sequence ATGAGCGTGCAGCCCCATGAGATCGTCGAGCGCGCCCTGGAGCTGTCCCGCGCGGACGGCTGTGTGGTGATCGCCAACGAGACCTCGACGGCCAATCTGCGCTGGGCGGGCAACGCCCTGACGACCAATGGCGTCACCCGTGGCCGCACCCTGACCGTCGTGGCCACAGTGAACGGCGGGCAGGGCACCGCCTCGGGCGTGGTGTCCCGGTCCGCGGTCACCGCCGAGGAGCTGGAGCCGCTGGTCCGGGCCGCCGAGGCGGCGGCGCGGGAGGCGGAGCCGGCCGAGGACGCCCAGCCGCTGGTGGAGCGGGATCCGGGCGCCGCGGTCTCCCCCGGCTTCACCGACGCCCCGGCCGTGACCTCCTCCGAGGTGTTCGCCGACTTCGCGCCCGCCCTCGGCGAGTCCTTCGCCCAGGCCCGCGCGGGCGGCCGGGAGCTGTACGGATTCGCCCACCATGAGCTGGTCTCCAGCTATCTCGGCAGCTCCACCGGGCTGCGGCTGCGCCATGACCAGCCCACCGGCACGCTCGAGGTCAACGCCAAGTCACCGGACCGGACGCGTTCGGCCTGGGCCGGGCGGGCCACCCGGGACTTCACCGATGTGGACCCGGCCACGATCAACGCCGAGCTCGCCCAGCGGCTCGCCTGGGCCGAGCGCAGGGTCGAGCTGCCGGCCGGCCGCTACGAGACGCTGCTGCCGCCGAGCGCGGTGGCCGATCTGCTGATCGACCAGCTGTGGTCGTCCTCGGCCCGGGACGCGACGGAGGGCCGTACGGTCTTCAGCAAGCCGGGCGGTGGCACCCGGGTCGGCGAGAAGCTGTCCGAGCTGCCCTTCACGCTGCGCAGCGACCCGGCCGAGCCGGGTCTTGAAGCGGCGCCGTTCGTGATCGCGCACTCGTCCGGGGACGACGCGTCCGTCTTCGACAACGGTCTGCCGCTGTCCGCCACCGACTGGGTCCGTGACGGGGTGCTCCAGCGATTGGTCACCACCCGGCACACATCCGCCCTCACCGGGCTGCCGCTCGCCCCCGCGGTCGACAACCTCATCGTGGACGCGGGCGGCACCCGCTCGCTGGCGGAGATGGTCGCGTCGACCGAGCGGGGGCTGCTGCTGACCTGCCTGTGGTACATCCGCGAGGTCGACCCGGCGACGCTGCTGCTCACGGGGCTGACCAGGGACGGGGTCTATCTCGTGGAGAACGGCGAGGTGGTCGGCGAGGTGAACAACTTCCGGTTCAACGAGTCACCGGTGGATCTGCTCGCCCGCGCCACCGAGGCGGGCCGCACCGAGCGGACGCTGGCGCGGGAGTGGAGCGACTACTTCAACCGCGCCGCGGTGCCGCCGCTGCGCATTCCGGACTTCAACATGAGCTCGGTCAGCAAGGGGGTGTGA
- a CDS encoding TldD/PmbA family protein, whose product MTHEIDPSFLALPLRALADAALARARALGAAHADFRLERVRSAAWRLRDAKPAGAADSTDLGYAVRVVHGGAWGFASGVDLSMDAAARVASQAVAMAKLSAKVIEAAGSDERVELADEPVHADKTWVSSYEVNPFDVADSDKTSLLAEWSRRLLAADGVAHADASLLTVQENKFYADTAGSTTTQQRVRLHPQLTAVAVDPASGEFDSMRTLAPPVGRGWEYLTGGPGAGGWDWDAELAEIPELLAEKMRAPAVEAGSYDLVVDPSNLWLTIHESIGHATELDRALGYEAAYAGTSFATFDQLGKLKYGSEVMNVTGDRTAEHGLATIGYDDEGVAAQSWDLVKGGTLVGYQLDRRIARLTGFERSNGCAFADSPGHVPVQRMANVSLRPAPGGPSTEELIGDVENGLYLVGDRSWSIDMQRYNFQFTAQRAYRIRNGALAGQVRDFAYQATTTDFWGSMTAVGGPGTYVLGGAFNCGKAQPGQIAAVSHGCPSALFRGVNILNTTQEAGR is encoded by the coding sequence GTGACGCACGAGATTGATCCGTCCTTCCTCGCGCTGCCGCTCAGGGCGCTCGCCGATGCGGCGCTGGCGCGGGCGCGGGCGCTCGGGGCCGCGCATGCGGACTTTCGGTTGGAGCGGGTGCGGAGTGCCGCGTGGCGGTTGCGGGATGCCAAGCCTGCGGGGGCGGCCGACAGTACCGATCTGGGGTATGCGGTGCGGGTGGTGCACGGCGGGGCGTGGGGGTTCGCCTCGGGGGTGGATCTGAGCATGGACGCCGCCGCGCGGGTGGCCTCGCAGGCGGTGGCGATGGCGAAGCTGTCGGCCAAGGTGATCGAGGCGGCGGGGTCCGATGAGCGGGTGGAGTTGGCGGACGAGCCGGTGCACGCCGACAAGACCTGGGTTTCGTCGTATGAGGTCAATCCTTTTGATGTGGCCGACTCCGACAAGACCTCACTGCTCGCCGAGTGGAGCCGACGGCTGCTCGCGGCCGATGGGGTCGCGCACGCGGACGCGTCGCTGCTGACCGTGCAGGAGAACAAGTTCTACGCGGACACGGCGGGCAGCACGACTACCCAGCAGCGGGTGCGGCTGCACCCGCAGCTGACGGCCGTGGCCGTGGATCCGGCGAGCGGGGAGTTCGACTCGATGCGCACCCTGGCCCCGCCGGTCGGGCGCGGCTGGGAGTATCTGACCGGTGGGCCCGGCGCGGGCGGCTGGGACTGGGACGCGGAGCTGGCGGAGATCCCGGAGCTGCTGGCCGAGAAGATGCGCGCGCCGGCAGTCGAGGCCGGGTCGTACGACCTGGTGGTGGACCCGTCCAATCTGTGGCTGACCATCCATGAGTCGATCGGCCACGCCACCGAGCTGGATCGCGCGCTCGGTTACGAGGCGGCGTACGCGGGCACCTCTTTCGCCACGTTCGACCAGCTCGGAAAGTTGAAGTACGGCTCCGAGGTCATGAATGTGACCGGGGACCGGACCGCCGAGCACGGGCTGGCCACCATCGGCTACGACGACGAAGGCGTGGCCGCCCAGTCCTGGGACCTGGTGAAGGGCGGCACGCTCGTCGGCTATCAGCTGGACCGCCGGATCGCCCGGCTGACCGGTTTCGAGCGGTCGAACGGCTGCGCCTTCGCCGATTCGCCGGGCCATGTGCCGGTGCAGCGGATGGCGAACGTATCGCTGCGGCCCGCCCCCGGCGGCCCCTCGACGGAGGAGCTGATCGGGGACGTCGAGAACGGTCTGTATCTGGTCGGCGACCGCTCCTGGTCGATCGATATGCAGCGGTACAACTTCCAGTTCACGGCGCAGAGGGCGTATCGCATCAGGAACGGCGCTCTCGCCGGGCAGGTGCGCGACTTCGCCTACCAGGCCACCACCACCGACTTCTGGGGTTCGATGACGGCCGTGGGCGGCCCGGGAACGTATGTCCTGGGCGGTGCCTTCAACTGTGGCAAGGCCCAGCCCGGGCAGATCGCGGCGGTCTCGCACGGCTGCCCGTCGGCGCTTTTCCGCGGCGTCAACATCCTCAACACCACCCAGGAGGCCGGACGATGA
- a CDS encoding DUF397 domain-containing protein, whose amino-acid sequence MNHKQAGSDTPELSWFKSSYSDNEGGMCVEVAATADTVHVRDSKNRHGEQLAFSIRQWDAFIGRLTAEEFGA is encoded by the coding sequence GTGAACCACAAGCAGGCTGGAAGCGACACACCTGAACTCTCATGGTTCAAGAGCAGCTACAGCGACAACGAAGGCGGCATGTGCGTCGAGGTGGCCGCCACCGCCGACACCGTCCACGTACGGGACTCCAAGAACCGCCACGGAGAACAACTCGCCTTCTCCATACGCCAGTGGGACGCGTTCATCGGCCGTCTCACGGCTGAAGAGTTCGGCGCGTAA
- a CDS encoding helix-turn-helix domain-containing protein: MAGDIVKCIGRQVKLFRERAGLTQAQLGEAIGYSEEQVSSVEQGRRVPQPEFLDAADEALEAFGVLRAAKEEVANVQLPAFFRGAARLEAQATEFHAYDSQVVNGLLQTQEYARVIYRMRRPVLDEKTVEQRVSARLARQELFAHRPAPAMSFVTEETVLRRPLGGEEVLRGELEHLLSIGQMRNVELQVMPTNRRDHAGLGGPFALLERKGRQLVAYSEVQGRGTLVTDRKAVRELEQRYGIIRAQALTPQESLDFIEKLRGET, translated from the coding sequence ATGGCGGGTGACATCGTCAAATGCATCGGCAGGCAGGTGAAGCTCTTCCGCGAACGGGCGGGGCTCACGCAGGCACAGTTGGGTGAGGCGATCGGGTATAGCGAGGAGCAGGTCTCCTCGGTCGAACAGGGACGCCGGGTGCCACAGCCGGAGTTCCTGGACGCAGCGGACGAGGCACTGGAGGCATTCGGGGTCCTGCGGGCGGCCAAGGAGGAGGTGGCCAACGTACAGCTCCCGGCGTTCTTCCGAGGCGCGGCACGGCTGGAGGCACAGGCGACCGAGTTCCACGCGTACGACAGCCAGGTCGTCAACGGGTTGCTGCAAACGCAGGAATACGCTCGTGTCATCTACCGCATGCGCCGCCCGGTTCTGGACGAAAAGACCGTTGAGCAGCGGGTTTCCGCGCGCCTCGCCCGCCAAGAACTTTTCGCGCATCGGCCCGCACCCGCCATGAGCTTCGTGACGGAGGAGACCGTGCTGCGGCGCCCGCTCGGCGGCGAGGAGGTTCTCCGAGGAGAGTTGGAACATCTGCTGTCCATCGGCCAGATGCGCAACGTGGAGCTCCAGGTGATGCCCACCAACCGGAGAGACCATGCCGGGCTGGGCGGCCCATTCGCTCTCCTTGAGCGCAAAGGGCGACAGCTCGTGGCCTACTCAGAAGTACAGGGACGAGGCACGCTTGTGACCGATCGCAAAGCCGTCCGGGAGCTTGAGCAGCGGTACGGGATCATCCGCGCGCAAGCTCTCACTCCACAGGAGTCACTGGACTTCATCGAGAAACTGCGGGGAGAAACGTGA
- a CDS encoding ATP-binding protein — translation MFFTSSRRGARLARRIVVRRLEEWGIPRDGEASQSLALIAGELAANAVKHGHVPGRNFYLRLSVQPPPGGDSRGGPVSARIEVSDARDERRPVLRDQEDEAECGRGLLLVDALASKWGVAERGVGKTVWCEYALASEECRSRQVTGDTGAGDAR, via the coding sequence ATGTTCTTCACCTCTTCCCGGCGCGGTGCCCGGCTCGCCCGGCGCATCGTCGTCCGCAGACTGGAGGAGTGGGGCATCCCCCGGGACGGCGAGGCTTCGCAGAGCCTCGCGCTGATCGCGGGCGAACTCGCGGCGAATGCCGTAAAACACGGGCATGTGCCCGGCCGGAACTTCTATCTGCGGCTCAGCGTGCAGCCTCCGCCCGGCGGAGACAGCCGTGGCGGACCCGTCTCGGCCCGTATCGAGGTATCCGACGCCCGCGACGAGCGGCGCCCGGTGCTCCGGGACCAGGAGGACGAGGCGGAGTGCGGGCGCGGGCTGCTGCTCGTGGACGCGCTCGCGTCGAAGTGGGGGGTGGCGGAACGGGGCGTCGGGAAGACGGTGTGGTGCGAATACGCTCTCGCGTCCGAGGAGTGCCGGTCGCGGCAGGTCACGGGAGACACTGGAGCCGGCGATGCGCGATGA
- a CDS encoding Uma2 family endonuclease produces the protein MRDDGGTDKQDRRGEGASAVEYGRLREIAERLAEHAPDSFRGYEISGDEIVMMMSASRPHEFIALRIRQQLDRQIPSFLVAHTGGEVEDSSLGKLRRPDLIVVPDAVFAENTMAPFHPRDVALVAEIVSPSNHSTDCVEKTHDYPAMGIPLYLLVDPRKGTIAALSDPGPGLGGEGPRYRTRSDYAFGDEVAIGDWTLATTDLRTYPEDH, from the coding sequence ATGCGCGATGATGGGGGCACGGACAAGCAGGACCGCCGTGGTGAGGGAGCGTCGGCCGTGGAGTACGGGCGTCTACGGGAAATCGCGGAGCGGCTCGCCGAACACGCCCCTGACTCGTTCCGGGGCTACGAGATCAGCGGCGACGAGATCGTCATGATGATGTCCGCCTCGCGTCCGCACGAGTTCATCGCTCTGCGTATCCGCCAGCAGCTCGACCGGCAGATCCCGTCTTTCCTGGTCGCCCACACGGGCGGTGAGGTGGAAGACTCCTCACTCGGGAAACTCCGGCGCCCGGATCTGATCGTGGTTCCTGACGCGGTGTTCGCCGAGAACACGATGGCACCGTTCCATCCCCGAGATGTCGCTTTGGTCGCCGAGATCGTCTCGCCGTCGAATCACTCCACCGACTGCGTCGAGAAGACGCACGACTACCCGGCGATGGGCATCCCTCTCTATCTTCTCGTCGATCCACGGAAGGGCACCATCGCGGCCCTGTCCGATCCGGGCCCCGGGCTCGGCGGTGAGGGCCCCCGCTACCGCACCCGCAGTGATTACGCCTTCGGCGACGAGGTGGCCATCGGTGACTGGACCCTCGCCACCACGGACCTGCGAACCTATCCCGAGGACCACTGA